A single window of Gossypium arboreum isolate Shixiya-1 chromosome 13, ASM2569848v2, whole genome shotgun sequence DNA harbors:
- the LOC108463458 gene encoding GATA transcription factor 16-like, with protein sequence MMSESSKKFCTDCKTTKTPLWRGGPAGPKSLCNACGIRYRKKRRAMLGLNKGIEKKKEISHSPSSDSNSSIAPTNDGGGENLSANLNGLSESVKMSLFALGSEVLFQTSSSLSGVVKKQRCQRRRKLGEEEQAAISLMALSCGTVFA encoded by the exons ATGATGAGTGAGAGCAGCAAGAAGTTTTGTACTGATTGCAAAACCACAAAAACCCCTCTTTGGAGAGGTGGCCCTGCTGGCCCCAAG TCACTGTGCAATGCATGTGGAATCAGATACAGGAAAAAAAGGAGAGCAATGTTGGGTTTGAACAAAGGAATAGAAAAGAAGAAGGAGATATCACATTCACCATCATCAGATAGCAACAGCTCTATTGCTCCAACAAATGATGGTGGTGGTGAGAATCTGAGTGCCAACTTAAATGGATTGAGCGAGAGTGTGAAGATGAGTTTATTTGCTTTGGGCAGTGAAGTTTTGTTCCAAACCTCATCGTCTTTATCTGGGGTGGTAAAGAAACAAAGGTGCCAAAGGAGAAGGAAGTTGGGAGAGGAAGAACAAGCTGCAATTTCTTTGATGGCATTGTCGTGTGGCACAGTTTTTGCTTAA